A section of the Leucoraja erinacea ecotype New England chromosome 31, Leri_hhj_1, whole genome shotgun sequence genome encodes:
- the trim32 gene encoding E3 ubiquitin-protein ligase TRIM32 isoform X2, which yields MQPEGCNPSASPGTGPDLAGEGAARVVAMATSLDADIVRELLECPICMETYDQAAIRPKLLQCGHTACRQCLEKLIADSINGVRCPFCSRVTRMSSLSQLADNLTVLKIIDSASLSEAVRAVMCRGCRRRQPRSFCERCSVAVCEACGDDQHRARGHPVATARAAAERRRGEVAARLAGLREVQAGLRRRKAAVDALAKSAQAGYRAVQQDYSRAERQLQEELARSRRVFTAALSEVERNNGQVLEEQAYLIDIAEVQIISRCDYLSTKIKQADTALLEEDIDEEDPDMTNGLSTRLTLQQLELVKRDHLEPIEVGQLESKPYTISIEETLAEMPTPSEPAQDVDSTKDTASFSMPASPPKRSMHESLASGSHPSCQLVKKIGSHGNLPGMFHLPVSLCVSAQGEVLVADRGNFRLQVFNRKGFAREIRRSPNGIDNFALIFLGAELPNLVPLSVAVNSSGLIGVTDHHDNSVKVYTASGQCVACHRNQLTKPWGIAAMPSGQFVVTDVEGGKLWCLTVDRHAGVVDYSRLCSAVRPKFVTCDAAGTVYFTQGLGLSLESGQNQHHLEGGFSIGSVSAEGQLRRQFSHFFAENEDFRCIAGMCVDGAGNLLVADSGRKEVLLFPKEGGFVSLLREGLVCPVGVAVSAKGQLLVLDCWDHCIKIYTYHPRQQVVN from the exons ATGCAGCCTGAAGGTTGCAATCCCTCTGCGAGTCCCGGGACCGGACCGGACCTTGCTG GTGAGGGAGCTGCCCGAGTCGTGGCCATGGCAACCAGCCTGGATGCGGATATCGTTCGGGAGTTGCTGGAATGCCCCATCTGCATGGAGACCTATGACCAGGCAGCGATCAGGCCCAAACTGCTGCAGTGTGGACACACTGCATGCAGGCAGTGCCTGGAGAAGCTCATCGCGGACAGCATCAACGGCGTGCGCTGCCCCTTCTGCAGCAGGGTGACGCGGATGAGCAGCCTGTCCCAGCTCGCGGACAACCTGACCGTGCTGAAGATCATCGACTCGGCCAGCCTGAGTGAGGCGGTGCGGGCGGTCATGTGCAGGGGCTGCCGCAGGAGGCAGCCGCGCAGCTTCTGCGAGCGGTGCAGCGTGGCGGTGTGCGAGGCCTGCGGGGACGACCAGCACCGGGCCCGTGGCCACCCGGTGGCAACGGCGCGGGCAGCGGCCGAGAGGAGGCGCGGGGAGGTGGCGGCCAGGCTGGCTGGGCTGCGGGAGGTGCAGGCTGGCCTGCGGCGGCGCAAAGCAGCCGTGGACGCCCTGGCCAAGAGCGCGCAAGCCGGATACAGAGCGGTGCAGCAGGACTACTCCCGCGCCGAGCGGCAGCTGCAGGAGGAGCTGGCCAGGTCACGACGGGTCTTCACCGCTGCCCTGTCGGAGGTGGAGCGGAATAACGGCCAGGTTCTGGAGGAGCAGGCCTACCTGATCGACATCGCTGAGGTACAGATCATCTCTCGGTGTGACTACCTCAGCACCAAAATCAAACAGGCGGACACCGCCCTCCTTGAAGAAGACATCGATGAGGAAGACCCTGACATGACCAATGGCCTGTCTACGCGGTTGACCTTGCAACAACTCGAGCTGGTTAAACGGGACCACCTGGAACCCATTGAAGTTGGCCAACTGGAATCCAAGCCGTACACAATCTCCATTGAAGAAACGCTGGCGGAGATGCCCACTCCCTCTGAGCCAGCGCAAGACGTGGACTCCACCAAGGATACGGCCAGCTTCTCAATGCCGGCCTCTCCCCCCAAACGCAGCATGCACGAAAGTTTGGCCTCCGGGTCTCATCCGAGCTGCCAGCTCGTGAAGAAGATCGGTTCGCACGGCAACCTGCCGGGgatgttccacctgcctgtgagCCTGTGCGTATCGGCACAGGGCGAGGTGCTGGTGGCGGACCGAGGCAACTTCAGGCTGCAGGTCTTCAACAGGAAGGGCTTCGCCAGGGAGATCCGCAGGAGCCCGAACGGCATCGACAACTTTGCCCTCATCTTCCTCGGGGCCGAGCTGCCCAACCTGGTCCCCCTCTCGGTGGCGGTGAACAGCAGCGGGCTGATCGGCGTCACCGACCACCACGACAACTCGGTGAAGGTGTACACCGCGTCGGGCCAGTGCGTGGCGTGCCACCGGAACCAGCTGACCAAGCCCTGGGGCATCGCGGCCATGCCCTCGGGGCAGTTTGTGGTGACGGACGTGGAGGGCGGCAAGCTGTGGTGCCTGACGGTGGACCGGCACGCCGGCGTGGTGGACTACTCCCGGCTCTGCAGCGCCGTGCGGCCCAAGTTCGTGACCTGCGACGCCGCCGGCACCGTCTACTTCACCCAGGGCCTGGGCCTGAGCCTGGAGAGCGGGCAGAACCAGCACCACCTGGAGGGCGGCTTCTCCATCGGCTCGGTCAGTGCCGAGGGGCAGCTCCGCCGTCAGTTCAGCCACTTCTTCGCCGAGAACGAGGACTTCCGCTGCATCGCGGGCATGTGCGTGGACGGAGCCGGCAATCTCCTCGTCGCCGACAGCGGCCGCAAGGAGGTCCTGCTCTTTCCCAAAGAGGGCGGGTTCGTCAGCCTGTTGCGGGAAGGCCTGGTCTGCCCGGTTGGTGTTGCCGTGTCGGCCAAGGGGCAGCTCCTAGTGCTGGACTGCTGGGACCACTGTATCAAAATCTACACCTATCACCCCAGGCAACAGGTGGTGAATTAA
- the trim32 gene encoding E3 ubiquitin-protein ligase TRIM32 isoform X1, producing MATSLDADIVRELLECPICMETYDQAAIRPKLLQCGHTACRQCLEKLIADSINGVRCPFCSRVTRMSSLSQLADNLTVLKIIDSASLSEAVRAVMCRGCRRRQPRSFCERCSVAVCEACGDDQHRARGHPVATARAAAERRRGEVAARLAGLREVQAGLRRRKAAVDALAKSAQAGYRAVQQDYSRAERQLQEELARSRRVFTAALSEVERNNGQVLEEQAYLIDIAEVQIISRCDYLSTKIKQADTALLEEDIDEEDPDMTNGLSTRLTLQQLELVKRDHLEPIEVGQLESKPYTISIEETLAEMPTPSEPAQDVDSTKDTASFSMPASPPKRSMHESLASGSHPSCQLVKKIGSHGNLPGMFHLPVSLCVSAQGEVLVADRGNFRLQVFNRKGFAREIRRSPNGIDNFALIFLGAELPNLVPLSVAVNSSGLIGVTDHHDNSVKVYTASGQCVACHRNQLTKPWGIAAMPSGQFVVTDVEGGKLWCLTVDRHAGVVDYSRLCSAVRPKFVTCDAAGTVYFTQGLGLSLESGQNQHHLEGGFSIGSVSAEGQLRRQFSHFFAENEDFRCIAGMCVDGAGNLLVADSGRKEVLLFPKEGGFVSLLREGLVCPVGVAVSAKGQLLVLDCWDHCIKIYTYHPRQQVVN from the coding sequence ATGGCAACCAGCCTGGATGCGGATATCGTTCGGGAGTTGCTGGAATGCCCCATCTGCATGGAGACCTATGACCAGGCAGCGATCAGGCCCAAACTGCTGCAGTGTGGACACACTGCATGCAGGCAGTGCCTGGAGAAGCTCATCGCGGACAGCATCAACGGCGTGCGCTGCCCCTTCTGCAGCAGGGTGACGCGGATGAGCAGCCTGTCCCAGCTCGCGGACAACCTGACCGTGCTGAAGATCATCGACTCGGCCAGCCTGAGTGAGGCGGTGCGGGCGGTCATGTGCAGGGGCTGCCGCAGGAGGCAGCCGCGCAGCTTCTGCGAGCGGTGCAGCGTGGCGGTGTGCGAGGCCTGCGGGGACGACCAGCACCGGGCCCGTGGCCACCCGGTGGCAACGGCGCGGGCAGCGGCCGAGAGGAGGCGCGGGGAGGTGGCGGCCAGGCTGGCTGGGCTGCGGGAGGTGCAGGCTGGCCTGCGGCGGCGCAAAGCAGCCGTGGACGCCCTGGCCAAGAGCGCGCAAGCCGGATACAGAGCGGTGCAGCAGGACTACTCCCGCGCCGAGCGGCAGCTGCAGGAGGAGCTGGCCAGGTCACGACGGGTCTTCACCGCTGCCCTGTCGGAGGTGGAGCGGAATAACGGCCAGGTTCTGGAGGAGCAGGCCTACCTGATCGACATCGCTGAGGTACAGATCATCTCTCGGTGTGACTACCTCAGCACCAAAATCAAACAGGCGGACACCGCCCTCCTTGAAGAAGACATCGATGAGGAAGACCCTGACATGACCAATGGCCTGTCTACGCGGTTGACCTTGCAACAACTCGAGCTGGTTAAACGGGACCACCTGGAACCCATTGAAGTTGGCCAACTGGAATCCAAGCCGTACACAATCTCCATTGAAGAAACGCTGGCGGAGATGCCCACTCCCTCTGAGCCAGCGCAAGACGTGGACTCCACCAAGGATACGGCCAGCTTCTCAATGCCGGCCTCTCCCCCCAAACGCAGCATGCACGAAAGTTTGGCCTCCGGGTCTCATCCGAGCTGCCAGCTCGTGAAGAAGATCGGTTCGCACGGCAACCTGCCGGGgatgttccacctgcctgtgagCCTGTGCGTATCGGCACAGGGCGAGGTGCTGGTGGCGGACCGAGGCAACTTCAGGCTGCAGGTCTTCAACAGGAAGGGCTTCGCCAGGGAGATCCGCAGGAGCCCGAACGGCATCGACAACTTTGCCCTCATCTTCCTCGGGGCCGAGCTGCCCAACCTGGTCCCCCTCTCGGTGGCGGTGAACAGCAGCGGGCTGATCGGCGTCACCGACCACCACGACAACTCGGTGAAGGTGTACACCGCGTCGGGCCAGTGCGTGGCGTGCCACCGGAACCAGCTGACCAAGCCCTGGGGCATCGCGGCCATGCCCTCGGGGCAGTTTGTGGTGACGGACGTGGAGGGCGGCAAGCTGTGGTGCCTGACGGTGGACCGGCACGCCGGCGTGGTGGACTACTCCCGGCTCTGCAGCGCCGTGCGGCCCAAGTTCGTGACCTGCGACGCCGCCGGCACCGTCTACTTCACCCAGGGCCTGGGCCTGAGCCTGGAGAGCGGGCAGAACCAGCACCACCTGGAGGGCGGCTTCTCCATCGGCTCGGTCAGTGCCGAGGGGCAGCTCCGCCGTCAGTTCAGCCACTTCTTCGCCGAGAACGAGGACTTCCGCTGCATCGCGGGCATGTGCGTGGACGGAGCCGGCAATCTCCTCGTCGCCGACAGCGGCCGCAAGGAGGTCCTGCTCTTTCCCAAAGAGGGCGGGTTCGTCAGCCTGTTGCGGGAAGGCCTGGTCTGCCCGGTTGGTGTTGCCGTGTCGGCCAAGGGGCAGCTCCTAGTGCTGGACTGCTGGGACCACTGTATCAAAATCTACACCTATCACCCCAGGCAACAGGTGGTGAATTAA